Proteins encoded within one genomic window of Marasmius oreades isolate 03SP1 chromosome 6, whole genome shotgun sequence:
- a CDS encoding uncharacterized protein (BUSCO:EOG09260B3X; CAZy:GH31), producing MRWVALFGGLFLLPDVLAVKSQDFKTCSQSGFCRRGRALSTRAKEASSSWKSPYSVDPSLVTVSPKEAIAKAAVKSSLYPDIKFSLEVRVHDDGVVRVRMDEVDGLKKRYDEAASWALVDEPTISNTVSWTAGKKDLRAVYGVKKEVELIVQYEPLKVSLLRNGKEQVVLNGQGLLHMEHFRNKEPPKEEKKEEETKPEGEVAPDAGAEQVVMQVEPEAKVENPRAWFEGDSEDAYWEESFSSWTDSKPKGPESLSIDITFPNHATVYGIPQHATNLALPTTTGDSPTFSDPYRLYNADVFEYLASSPMSLYGSIPVLHAHSADSTVGIFHAVGSETWIDIGHSSEKSTETHWISESGIMDIFLMPGPTPEAIFAQWARLVGPTPLPAQWSLGYHQCRWNYVSSDDIRTVQKRFDEDDMPVDVLWLDIEYAEEHKYFMWDKKNFPDPVKMTNDVAAVGRKMVVIIDPHLKRTSNYPAYQEATERKLLVKTKSEDEYEGWCWSGSSAWLDMFNPATWQWYIDLYKTDKRDTWSWTESTTDIHIWNDMNEPSVFNGPEITMPKDNIHHGGWEHRDIHNINGMLFSNLTSQAVMSRTDPPQRPFVLTRSFYAGSHRFGAMWTGDNLGTWEHMAVGIKMVLANGVGGFAFAGSDVGGFFGNPEPEMLVRWYQVGVFSPFFRAHAHIDTKRREPFLLDEPHKSIVRDLLRLRYSMLPIWYTAFRETSVTGLPVVRPHYVVFPKDKAGFELDDQFWLGSSGLLVKPVTEKGATEASVYIPEDQVYYDYFSNHAYRGSSKGKNVTVPAALHQLPLLLRGGSILATRERPRRSAPLMKFDPFTLRVALSKTGSARGELYLDDGVSYSYRDGNFIWREFVAEQPQKRTLRISNKDLGKAQPEKAVDSAALTKFDPTNAFAKTVKDVRVEKVVVVGLSGKPSSVKVEGSGKQLAWEYTLGVAAGEKKEGTASVLTIKDPKVLVTEDWALSIQL from the exons ATGCGTTGGGTCGCGCTTTTCGGTGGCCTCTTTCTCTTGCCAGACGTTCTCGCCGTAAAATCCCAGGACTTCAAAACTTGTTCCCAATCCGGGTTTTGTCGTCGTGGCCGTGCTCTATCCACGCGCGCAAAGGAAGCATCGTCTTCCTGGAAATCTCCCTACTCTGTAGATCCCTCTTTGGTGACAGTTTCTCCCAAAGAAGCTATTGCAAAGGCTGCAGTAAAATCATCCTTATACCCCGACATCAAATTCAGCTTGGAAGTACGTGTTCATGATGACGGCGTGGTCAGAGTTCGCATGGACGAAGTGGACGGTTTGAAGAAACGTTATGATGAGGCAGCGTCTTGGGCTCTGGTTGATGAACCTACAATTAGCAACACGGTTTCATGGACTGCAGGCAAGAAGGATCTACGAGCGGTCTATGGTGTGAAGAAGGAGGTCGAACTAATCGTGCAGTACGAACCCTTGAAGGTTTCTTTACTACGAAATGGCAAGGAACAGGTCGTACTCAACGGTCAAGGATTACTTCATATGGAACACTTCCGCAACAAGGAGCCAccaaaggaggagaaaaaagaagaagaaactaAACCTGAAGGAGAAGTTGCCCCGGATGCAGGGGCAGAGCAAGTTGTTATGCAGGTTGAGCCCGAAGCTAAAGTAGAGAATCCTCGAGCTTGGTTTGAGGGCGACTCGGAGGATGCATACTGGGAGGAAAGCTTCTCGTCATGGACAGATTCTAAACCGAAAG GTCCCGAGTCTCTCTCCATCGATATCACGTTCCCCAACCATGCCACTGTGTATGGTATCCCCCAACATGCCACGAACCTTGCTCTACCAACCACAACAGGCGACTCACCCACGTTCAGTGACCCATATCGTCTTTACAACGCTGATGTGTTTGAATACCTTGCATCTTCCCCCATGTCCTTGTACGGCTCCATCCCTGTCCTCCATGCCCATTCAGCCGACTCGACTGTGGGCATTTTCCACGCAGTTGGATCTGAAACCTGGATTGACATTGGCCATAGCTCGGAAAAATCTACTGAGACCCATTGGATATCCGAGTCTGGTATTATGGATATCTTCCTGATGCCAGGACCTACGCCCGAAGCGATATTCGCTCAATGGGCCCGGTTAGTTGGTCCTACACCTCTACCCGCACAATGGAGCTTGGGTTACCACCAATGCCGATGGAACTATGTCAGTTCAGATGATATAAGGACGGTCCAGAAACGATTCGATGAGGACGACATGCCCGTGGACGTACTCTGGCTGGATATCGAATATGCAGAGGAACACAAATACTTCATGTGGGACAAGAAGAACTTCCCCGACCCTGTCAAAATGACGAACGACGTTGCGGCTGTTGGGCGAAAG ATGGTAGTGATCATTGATCCTCACCTGAAACGTACATCAAATTATCCTGCTTACCAAGAGGCTACGGAACGCAAACTTTTGGTGAAAACGAAATCCGAGGATGAGTACGAAGGATGGTGCTGGTCCGGTAGCAGTGCATGGCTCGATATGTTTAACCCTGCGACCTGGCAATGGTACATTGATCTTTACAAGACGGACAAACGGGATACGTGGTCGTGGACGGAAAGTACCACGGATATTCACATATGGAATGATATGAACGAG CCTTCCGTCTTCAACGGTCCTGAAATTACTATGCCCAAGGATAATATTCACCATGGCGGTTGGGAACACCGTGACAtccacaatatcaatggAATGCTTTTC AGCAATCTAACTTCGCAGGCCGTGATGTCTCGTACCGACCCTCCCCAACGTCCTTTCGTGCTCACTCGTTCATTTTACGCCGGTTCTCATAGATTTGGTGCAATGTGGACCGGTGATAACCTTGGAACCTGGGAACACATGGCTGTCGGTATCAAGATGGTCCTAGCAAACGGCGTTGGTGGATTTGCTTTCGCTGGAT CTGATGTCGGAGGTTTCTTTGGGAATCCCGAACCGGAGATGCTTGTTCGTTGGTACCAAGTTGGCGTGTTCTCTCCGTTCTTCCGTGCCCACGCGCACATCGACACCAAGAGGCGTGAGCCTTTCCTTCTCGATGAACCGCACAAGAGTATTGTACGGGATCTCCTCCGTCTGAGGTATAGCATGTTGCCGATATGGTACACTGCATTCCGTGAGACTTCTGTCACTGGTTTGCCGGTGGTTCG CCCTCATTACGTTGTCTTCCCCAAGGATAAGGCTGGATTTGAATTGGATGATCAGTTCTGGCTCGGTTCTTCTGGTTTGTTGGTAAAACCAGTGACTGAGAAGGGTGCTACTGAAGCTTCGGTTTATATTCCCGAAGACCAG GTTTACTACGACTACTTCAGCAACCACGCTTACCGCGGAAGCTCGAAGGGGAAAAACGTCACCGTTCCCGCTGCTCTCCATCAACTCCCCCTTCTCCTCCGTGGCGGCTCAATCCTAGCCACTCGAGAACGTCCAAGAAGGTCTGCACCCCTCATGAAATTCGATCCTTTCACTCTTCGTGTAGCCCTCAGCAAGACCGGATCGGCACGAGGAGAGCTGTACCTTGACGACGGCGTCTCCTACTCATACCGTGACGGTAATTTCATTTGGCGCGAATTTGTCGCAGAACAACCTCAGAAGCGAACTTTGCGTATCTCAAACAAGGACCTCGGAAAGGCGCAACCTGAGAAAGCTGTGGATAGCGCAGCCTTGACGAAATTCGATCCGACCAATGCTTTCGCAAAAACGGTCAAGGATGTTCGGGTTGAGAAAGTCGTGGTGGTCGGGCTGAGTGGAAAGCCATCTAGTGTCAAAGTGGAAGGAAGTGGTAAGCAGTTGGCGTGGGAATATACCCTTGGAGTAGCCGCTggagagaagaaggaaggaaCCGCTAGTGTGCTTACCATTAAAGATCCCAAGGTGCTCGTTACCGAGGATTGGGCACTTTCGATACAACTTTAG